A DNA window from Oncorhynchus tshawytscha isolate Ot180627B linkage group LG13, Otsh_v2.0, whole genome shotgun sequence contains the following coding sequences:
- the LOC112265766 gene encoding mid1-interacting protein 1-B-like, protein MQSAENNTKLNRGCLLLALRRYSTAVHNMEQTVLLPSLLRDVESDSDTDDDCFQDCHSAAGSSRKDLYDYYLMLKAVRNTVESGLVTLDDRKAKNQTYLAQNKTLEPMLEADPEALFHFHLRGLFSVMGNLTKKSQDVTTKYMDIIRIMN, encoded by the coding sequence ATGCAGTCTGCCGAGAACAACACCAAGCTGAACCGGGGTTGCCTGCTCCTGGCTCTGAGGCGCTACAGCACTGCAGTTCACAACATGGAACAGACTGTCCTCCTCCCCAGCCTCCTCCGAGATGTGGAGTCAGACTCCGACACTGACGACGACTGTTTCCAGGACTGTCACTCTGCAGCCGGAAGCTCCCGTAAAGACCTGTATGACTACTACCTGATGCTGAAGGCTGTCAGGAACACAGTGGAGAGTGGTCTGGTCACGCTGGACGACCGCAAGGCCAAGAACCAGACCTACCTGGCCCAGAATAAGACCCTGGAGCCCATGCTGGAGGCTGACCCAGAGGCCTTGTTCCACTTCCACCTCAGGGGACTTTTCTCTGTCATGGGAAACCTCACCAAGAAGTCCCAAGACGTCACAACCAAGTACATGGACATCATCAGAATAATGAATTAG
- the ndufc2 gene encoding NADH dehydrogenase [ubiquinone] 1 subunit C2: MGLPDEAKALPPPGIINRNSVWLGVIGWCSAMLQNALNRRPPMKSGVHRQALLASIGWFIGYHVTKHENYTYARLDRDMNEYVRLHPENFSDKEKKTFAEIVEPFHPIR, from the exons ATGGGGCTCCCAGATGAGGCGAAGGCCCTTCCACCTCCAGGAATAATCAACCGAAACTCGGTCTGGCTCGGTGTTATCGGCTGGTGCTCTGCGATGCTACAGAATGCCCTCAACCGCAGGCCGCCCATGAAATCAG GTGTTCACCGGCAAGCCTTGCTGGCATCCATTGGTTGGTTCATTGGTTACCATGTCACCAAACACGAGAACTACACATACGCTAGATTGGACCGAGACATGAACGAATACGTACGACTCCACCCAGAGAACTTTTCAGACAAAG AGAAGAAGACATTTGCTGAGATTGTGGAGCCTTTTCACCCAATTCGCTGA
- the rab30 gene encoding ras-related protein Rab-30 isoform X1 has protein sequence MSMEDYDYLFKIVLIGNAGVGKTCLVRRFTQVSIVIIHPTCLVRHFTQVSIVIIHQTCLVRHFTQVSIVIIHPTCLVRHFTQGLFPPGQGATIGVDFMIKTVEIKGEKVKLQIWDTAGQERFRSITQSYYRSANALILTYDITCEDSFRCLPEWLREIEQYANTTVVTILVGNKIDLVEKREVMRQRAEEFANSQSMLYLETSAKESDNVEKLFLDLACELIRDAKQNTLDNNDTANAMPGEGKTISYLGCCSTN, from the exons ATGAGCATGGAAGATTATGACTACCTGTTCAAAATTGTACTAATAGGAAATGCTGGTGTTGGGAAAACCTGCCTAGTCCGACGCTTCACTCAG GTTAGTATCGTAATCATACACCCAACCTGCCTGGTCCGACACTTCACTCAGGTTAGTATCGTAATCATACACCAAACCTGCCTGGTCCGACACTTCACTCAGGTTAGTATCGTAATCATACACCCAACCTGCCTGGTCCGACACTTCACTCAG GGCCTTTTCCCCCCTGGACAAGGGGCTACCATAGGAGTTGACTTCATGATCAAGACTGTGGAGATCAAAGGGGAAAAAGTAAAG CTGCAGATCTGGGACACAGCAGGCCAGGAGCGTTTCCGTTCCATCACCCAGAGTTACTACCGGAGTGCCAACGCACTCATCCTCACCTATGACATCACGTGTGAGGACTCCTTCCGGTGCCTTCCAGAATGGCTGAGGGAGATTGAGCAGTATGCCAACACCACCGTGGTCACTATTTTAGTCG gcAATAAGATCGACCTTGTGGAGAAGAGGGAAGTCATGAGGCAGAGAGCTGAAGAGTTTGCGAACTCCCAGAGCATGCTTTATCTGGAGACATCCGCGAAGGAGTCTGATAATGTGGAGAAGCTCTTTCTGGATCTGGCCTGCGAGCTGATTCGCGATGCCAAACAGAACACGCTGGACAACAACGACACGGCTAACGCTATGCCAGGAGAGGGGAAAACCATCAGCTACCTAGGTTGCTGCAGCACTAACTAG
- the rab30 gene encoding ras-related protein Rab-30 isoform X2 has protein sequence MSMEDYDYLFKIVLIGNAGVGKTCLVRRFTQGLFPPGQGATIGVDFMIKTVEIKGEKVKLQIWDTAGQERFRSITQSYYRSANALILTYDITCEDSFRCLPEWLREIEQYANTTVVTILVGNKIDLVEKREVMRQRAEEFANSQSMLYLETSAKESDNVEKLFLDLACELIRDAKQNTLDNNDTANAMPGEGKTISYLGCCSTN, from the exons ATGAGCATGGAAGATTATGACTACCTGTTCAAAATTGTACTAATAGGAAATGCTGGTGTTGGGAAAACCTGCCTAGTCCGACGCTTCACTCAG GGCCTTTTCCCCCCTGGACAAGGGGCTACCATAGGAGTTGACTTCATGATCAAGACTGTGGAGATCAAAGGGGAAAAAGTAAAG CTGCAGATCTGGGACACAGCAGGCCAGGAGCGTTTCCGTTCCATCACCCAGAGTTACTACCGGAGTGCCAACGCACTCATCCTCACCTATGACATCACGTGTGAGGACTCCTTCCGGTGCCTTCCAGAATGGCTGAGGGAGATTGAGCAGTATGCCAACACCACCGTGGTCACTATTTTAGTCG gcAATAAGATCGACCTTGTGGAGAAGAGGGAAGTCATGAGGCAGAGAGCTGAAGAGTTTGCGAACTCCCAGAGCATGCTTTATCTGGAGACATCCGCGAAGGAGTCTGATAATGTGGAGAAGCTCTTTCTGGATCTGGCCTGCGAGCTGATTCGCGATGCCAAACAGAACACGCTGGACAACAACGACACGGCTAACGCTATGCCAGGAGAGGGGAAAACCATCAGCTACCTAGGTTGCTGCAGCACTAACTAG